Proteins from one Panthera leo isolate Ple1 chromosome D1, P.leo_Ple1_pat1.1, whole genome shotgun sequence genomic window:
- the LOC122201015 gene encoding lysine-specific demethylase 4D-like, with protein sequence MKQPKNPSYTIMTFHPTTEEFKDFPRYIAYMESKGAHRAGLAKVIPPKEWKARQAYDDISDVLIATPLQQVVSGRAGVFTQYHKKKKAMTVAEYRQLANSGKYRTPPHSDFEDLERKYWKTRLYDSPIYGADISGSLFAENTQQWNLGHLGTIQDLLEQECGVVIEGVNTPYLYFGMWKTTFAWHTEDMDLYSINYLHFGEPKTWYAVPPEHGRRLERLATELFPGSARACDAFLRHKVALISPAVLKDNGIPFNRITQEAGEFMVTFPYGYHSGFNHGFNCAEAINFATPRWIDYGKVASQCSCGEARVTFSMDAFVRILQPERYELWKRGQDRAVVDHTEPTSPDKGELSAWREAQAPRRALLGLRHLPPRRATRTPRPVAASGGTGRRTPMCLASPRSSPAQTSSSDAQSGLVPACTSQEAGATRPPTPIPSARDVHPSMGRCGPGRRPREQGARGPSIQARAKRPLSVGTHTAQYPEALPLPMNGLFMVNPEPLSPGHQFYAETSGCCCGPDLQPLGPPLDPENAMHPGPCLLSLDNITINFSDNVPLTCPNVTGTRRRFPKDSDGDCKAPVNLSEVVMIDHTYASMNLTPAPVARPSCTPDCDPLGSSLRQLPSLSPGMCSPPMEDLQPLSS encoded by the coding sequence ATGAAGCAGCCTAAGAACCCAAGTTATACAATCATGACCTTTCACCCAACCACGGAAGAATTTAAAGATTTCCCCAGATATATTGCGTACATGGAATCCAAAGGGGCACACCGCGCAGGCCTGGCCAAGGTGATTCCCCCCAAGGAATGGAAAGCCAGGCAGGCCTATGACGATATCAGTGACGTCTTAATAGCAACTCCCCTCCAGCAGGTGGTCTCCGGGCGGGCAGGTGTGTTTACTCAAtaccataaaaagaagaaagccatgACAGTGGCGGAGTATCGCCAACTGGCAAACAGCGGAAAGTATCGGACTCCGCCACACTCGGATTTTGAGGATTTGGAGCGAAAGTATTGGAAAACCCGCCTGTACGATTCTCCGATTTATGGCGCTGACATCAGCGGCTCCTTGTTTGCGGAAAACACTCAACAGTGGAACCTTGGCCACCTGGGAACCATCCAGGACCTGCTGGAGCAGGAGTGCGGCGTGGTCATCGAGGGCGTCAACACGCCCTACCTGTACTTTGGCATGTGGAAGACCACCTTCGCCTGGCACACGGAGGACATGGACCTTTACAGCATCAACTACCTGCACTTCGGGGAGCCCAAAACCTGGTACGCGGTGCCCCCGGAGCACGGCCGGCGCCTGGAGCGCCTGGCCACCGAGCTGTTCCCGGGCAGTGCCCGCGCCTGTGACGCCTTCCTGCGGCACAAGGTGGCTCTCATCTCGCCCGCGGTCCTCAAGGACAACGGGATCCCCTTCAATCGGATCACCCAGGAGGCTGGCGAGTTCATGGTGACGTTTCCCTATGGCTACCACTCTGGCTTCAACCACGGCTTCAACTGCGCAGAAGCCATCAACTTCGCCACCCCGCGATGGATCGATTATGGCAAAGTGGCGTCTCAGTGCAGCTGCGGGGAGGCCAGGGTCACCTTCTCCATGGACGCCTTCGTGCGCATCCTGCAGCCTGAGCGCTATGAGCTGTGGAAGCGCGGGCAGGACCGGGCTGTTGTGGACCACACGGAGCCCACCTCGCCAGACAAGGGGGAGCTCAGCGCCTGGAGGGAGGCCCAAGCTCCCCGGAGAGCCCTGCTGGGCCTGAGGCACCTCCCACCCCGCCGGGCCACGCGCACCCCTCGGCCTGTGGCCGCTAGTGGTGGGACTGGCCGTCGCACCCCGATGTGCCTGGCCTCCCCACGCTCCTCGCCGGCCCAGACTTCTTCCTCTGATGCCCAGTCTGGGCTTGTCCCCGCCTGCACTTCCCAGGAGGCTGGCGCCACCCGACCACCGACCCCGATTCCCTCTGCCCGAGATGTTCATCCCTCAATGGGCAGATGTGGTCCTGGTCGTCGTCCTCGGGAACAAGGGGCCCGGGGGCCCAGCATCCAGGCCCGGGCCAAGAGGCCTCTCTCGGTGGGAACGCACACAGCCCAGTACCCTgaggctctgcccctccctatgAATGGACTCTTCATGGTCAATCCTGAACCACTGAGCCCCGGACACCAGTTTTATGCTGAAACTTCTGGGTGCTGTTGTGGCCCTGATCTTCAACCCTTAGGGCCTCCATTGGATCCTGAGAATGCGATGCACCCTGGCCCTTGCCTGCTATCCTTGGACAACATCACAATCAACTTCTCTGACAATGTCCCACTGACTTGCCCCAATGTCACTGGGACTCGGAGAAGATTCCCCAAGGACTCTGATGGGGATTGCAAGGCCCCTGTGAACCTCTCTGAGGTTGTAATGATAGACCACACTTATGCCTCTATGAATCTGACCCCAGCTCCAGTTGCCAGACCTTCCTGCACCCCTGACTGTGATCCTCTGGGTTCAAGTCTGAGGCAGTTGCCCTCTTTGAGCCCTGGGATGTGTTCACCACCCATGGAAGATCTCCAGCCTTTGAGCTCATGA